In Hyphomicrobiaceae bacterium, one DNA window encodes the following:
- a CDS encoding phage Gp37/Gp68 family protein: MAQKSDIEWTDATWNPVTGCTKVGPGCDNCYAERFAERWRGIPGHPYEQGFDLTLWPSRLKQPVLWKKPRMIFVNSMSDLFHKDIDRTFIDAVFDAMELADWHVYQVLTKRSSLMRNYVRKRYDGGPVPRHIWLGVSVEDAAHASRIEHLKQINSDARFISFEPLLGPVGDVDLQGVAWAIVGGESGPRARPMDESWARQIRDICERDDVAFFFKQWGGARPKSGGRLLDGEEWNGFPWQIVPKPILDQISA, encoded by the coding sequence TTGGCCCAGAAGTCAGACATCGAATGGACGGACGCGACGTGGAACCCGGTGACGGGCTGCACCAAGGTCGGTCCCGGTTGTGACAACTGCTACGCCGAGCGGTTCGCAGAGCGCTGGCGTGGAATCCCTGGACACCCCTACGAGCAGGGCTTTGACCTGACACTCTGGCCGTCGAGGCTGAAGCAGCCCGTGCTCTGGAAAAAGCCGCGGATGATCTTCGTGAACTCGATGAGCGACCTCTTCCACAAGGACATCGACCGTACATTCATCGACGCGGTGTTCGACGCCATGGAGCTGGCGGACTGGCACGTCTACCAGGTGCTGACCAAGCGCAGCTCGCTCATGCGCAACTACGTTCGGAAGCGGTATGATGGAGGGCCGGTCCCTCGGCACATCTGGCTCGGCGTTTCTGTCGAGGACGCCGCGCACGCGAGCCGGATCGAGCACCTGAAGCAGATCAATTCCGACGCGCGCTTCATCTCGTTCGAGCCGCTGCTCGGACCGGTCGGGGATGTCGATCTGCAGGGCGTCGCTTGGGCCATCGTCGGGGGGGAGAGCGGGCCCCGGGCTCGGCCCATGGACGAAAGCTGGGCCCGCCAGATCCGGGACATCTGCGAACGTGACGACGTCGCTTTCTTCTTCAAACAATGGGGTGGCGCCCGTCCGAAGTCGGGGGGGCGTCTGCTCGATGGTGAGGAATGGAACGGCTTTCCGTGGCAAATCGTCCCGAAGCCGATCCTCGATCAGATTTCAGCGTGA
- a CDS encoding restriction endonuclease subunit S, with translation MSQTITIDRFLTKAEDWVPVKPDENYKQITARLWGKGLTLRGEVPGSAIAAARQYCAKAGQFLISRIDARHGAFGIVPEDLDGALVSNDFPCFNIDASTVLPHFFEWYSRTPEFIDLCRRASEGSTNRVRMKEAKFLKMTVPLPSLDEQRRIVEKLDRVAALVDERRNAIEAAERETQALLLKAFQRAIDGAPLRPMAEVAPLVRRPVEIDLDAAYPELGVRSFGRGTFHKPELPGVEVGNKKLFRICAGDLVFNIVFAWEGAVAVAQPEDDGRVGSHRFLTCVPAPETATVEFLRFYFSTPEGLQKLGEASPGGAGRNRTLGLKKLESLQVPVPPIGRQHWFDRLQTKAHEARTIRANTAQDVEALIPAMLHEIFDGGAKAA, from the coding sequence ATGTCGCAGACGATAACCATCGACAGGTTTCTGACCAAGGCAGAGGACTGGGTCCCGGTAAAGCCGGATGAAAATTACAAGCAGATCACCGCACGTCTGTGGGGAAAGGGTCTCACGCTGCGTGGCGAAGTTCCGGGAAGCGCGATTGCTGCCGCCCGACAGTACTGCGCCAAGGCAGGTCAGTTCCTGATCTCCAGGATCGACGCGCGTCATGGAGCGTTCGGGATCGTTCCAGAGGACCTGGACGGTGCACTGGTCAGCAATGATTTCCCCTGCTTCAACATCGACGCTTCGACGGTGCTGCCACATTTCTTCGAGTGGTATTCACGCACGCCCGAGTTCATCGATCTATGTCGCCGAGCGAGCGAGGGTTCGACAAACCGCGTTCGCATGAAGGAAGCGAAATTCCTGAAGATGACGGTGCCTCTGCCTTCTCTCGACGAACAGCGCCGTATCGTCGAAAAGCTCGACCGGGTCGCGGCGCTGGTGGACGAACGCCGCAACGCCATCGAGGCGGCCGAGCGCGAGACGCAGGCGTTGCTGCTGAAAGCCTTCCAGCGCGCCATCGACGGCGCCCCCCTGCGCCCCATGGCCGAGGTCGCGCCGCTGGTGCGAAGACCGGTCGAGATCGATCTCGACGCTGCCTATCCGGAACTCGGCGTCCGGTCATTCGGTCGGGGCACGTTCCACAAACCCGAACTGCCCGGCGTTGAGGTCGGCAACAAGAAGCTGTTCCGCATCTGCGCGGGCGACCTCGTGTTCAACATCGTCTTTGCCTGGGAAGGCGCTGTCGCCGTCGCTCAGCCAGAAGACGATGGCCGGGTCGGCTCACATCGTTTCCTGACCTGCGTTCCCGCGCCGGAAACCGCAACCGTCGAGTTCCTACGCTTCTATTTCTCGACGCCCGAGGGATTGCAGAAGCTGGGTGAAGCATCTCCTGGCGGAGCGGGACGGAACCGGACGCTGGGATTGAAGAAGCTCGAAAGCTTGCAAGTGCCGGTCCCACCAATCGGTCGACAGCACTGGTTCGACCGCCTTCAGACGAAGGCGCACGAAGCCCGCACCATCCGCGCCAACACCGCGCAGGATGTGGAGGCCCTGATTCCGGCCATGCTGCACGAGATCTTCGACGGTGGGGCGAAGGCCGCGTGA
- a CDS encoding D-alanyl-D-alanine carboxypeptidase family protein yields the protein MARSTIPAVRQAALAILAFAFLALSVLPGVAQGDQGYTTKAARAILIDAATGAVLFQQRADELAPPASMSKLMTLAVLFKAIKEGKVSTSDEYTMSVNAWRKGGAPSRTSAMMVPVNTTATVGDLIRGIAIQSGNDACIAVAEAMAGSEAAFARLMTQEARRIGLTKSTFGNATGLPNENQLMTMRELALLAQYLIKEYPDQYSVFGQKEFLYRKHKFYNRNPLLFLDIGADGLKTGHTNEAGYGLVGSAVRDGKRLIVVVSGLQTADARKAESAKLLEWGFNAFSKVRVFDDNEVVGRARVWGGSKMFVPLTSKGDVTISLPKYPANQRLSAEIVYRAPLKPPVRKGDQVATLKISSTSSASAEIPLYAQEDVEPAGLAWRGIDTLVIMALRRLTL from the coding sequence ATGGCAAGATCCACTATCCCAGCGGTGCGGCAGGCGGCGCTCGCAATCCTTGCATTCGCCTTTCTTGCTTTGAGCGTATTGCCTGGAGTTGCGCAAGGCGACCAAGGCTACACGACGAAGGCCGCGCGAGCGATCCTGATCGACGCGGCAACTGGTGCCGTACTGTTCCAGCAGCGCGCCGATGAACTTGCGCCCCCCGCCAGCATGAGCAAGCTAATGACACTTGCTGTGCTGTTCAAGGCGATCAAGGAGGGGAAGGTTTCCACCTCCGATGAATACACCATGAGCGTAAACGCCTGGCGCAAGGGTGGGGCGCCGTCGAGAACGTCGGCCATGATGGTTCCTGTCAACACCACAGCAACGGTCGGTGATCTCATCCGGGGCATCGCAATTCAATCCGGCAATGATGCCTGCATTGCAGTCGCTGAAGCGATGGCAGGCAGCGAGGCCGCTTTTGCTAGACTGATGACGCAAGAGGCCCGCCGCATCGGATTGACGAAATCGACTTTTGGTAACGCGACGGGCCTGCCAAACGAAAACCAGCTGATGACAATGCGCGAGCTGGCTCTGCTTGCGCAGTACTTGATCAAGGAATATCCCGACCAGTATTCCGTGTTCGGACAAAAAGAATTTCTGTACCGCAAGCACAAGTTCTACAACCGCAATCCGCTGCTGTTTCTGGATATTGGTGCTGATGGTCTCAAGACAGGTCATACCAACGAGGCAGGCTACGGCCTCGTCGGGTCGGCGGTGCGTGACGGGAAACGGTTGATTGTCGTGGTCAGCGGATTACAGACTGCAGATGCGCGCAAGGCCGAATCCGCCAAACTCTTGGAGTGGGGTTTCAACGCCTTCAGCAAGGTTCGGGTCTTTGACGACAATGAAGTCGTCGGACGGGCGCGCGTATGGGGCGGCAGCAAAATGTTCGTGCCGCTGACCAGCAAGGGAGATGTCACCATCTCTCTGCCGAAATACCCCGCCAATCAGCGCCTGTCGGCTGAAATCGTATATCGCGCGCCACTCAAGCCGCCCGTGCGTAAAGGCGATCAGGTGGCGACACTGAAGATCTCCAGTACATCCAGCGCCTCGGCCGAAATTCCCCTTTACGCTCAGGAAGATGTGGAACCTGCCGGTTTGGCGTGGCGGGGTATCGATACTCTGGTGATCATGGCGTTGCGGCGTTTGACGCTGTAA
- the tmk gene encoding dTMP kinase, which yields MTRGKFITFEGGEAAGKSTQAKRLAARLEGAGIATLVTREPGGTSMGEDIRSIILKDHPQDPVTELLLFAAARAEHMTGVIRPALDEGTWVISDRFMDSTRVYQGMLYRLERELIAQLEKYTVAPDYPSLTLIIDLPPEIAMERANSRGTLSRYDAARLETHQFLRQGFLEIAEAEPDRCVIIDGLLSPENVEAAVWQAVSERLLAKVL from the coding sequence ATGACACGCGGAAAATTCATCACCTTCGAAGGCGGCGAGGCCGCTGGCAAGTCTACCCAGGCCAAGCGCCTTGCCGCGCGCCTCGAGGGCGCCGGCATCGCGACGCTCGTAACGCGCGAACCAGGCGGCACGTCGATGGGCGAAGATATCCGCTCCATCATTTTGAAAGATCATCCGCAGGATCCGGTTACGGAGCTGCTGTTGTTTGCTGCCGCGCGTGCGGAGCATATGACGGGCGTCATTCGGCCTGCGCTGGATGAGGGAACATGGGTGATCTCCGACCGCTTCATGGATTCCACCCGTGTCTATCAAGGTATGCTTTATCGCCTGGAGCGTGAACTCATAGCGCAGTTAGAGAAGTACACAGTTGCTCCAGACTACCCGTCCTTGACACTTATCATCGATCTGCCGCCGGAGATCGCCATGGAGCGGGCGAATTCCCGGGGAACGCTATCGCGTTATGATGCAGCACGCCTCGAGACGCATCAGTTCCTTCGTCAGGGCTTTTTGGAAATTGCGGAAGCCGAACCTGATCGCTGCGTGATCATCGACGGCTTGCTCTCGCCCGAAAATGTTGAGGCAGCCGTCTGGCAGGCGGTCAGCGAGCGTCTTCTGGCCAAGGTGCTTTGA
- a CDS encoding septal ring lytic transglycosylase RlpA family protein has protein sequence MSERGWLALAPHFGLAISVAALLAACSGSGDGPSATRLSRPAFSEDEYGVSSSPRVTSARGPLRKGGGTFKLGSPYKVAGRWYVPREEPGYDRVGIGSWYGDDFHGRKTANGELFDMHALTAAHPTLPLPSYAYVTNLQNNRTILVRINDRGPYVKDRVIDLSHASAQALGYLGQGRARVRVRYAGRAPLNGDDRRERMFLASQRWNGGSGSAVAYAAPPPQRLLAPRPTAAASTTSWSPTSYRTALAGKPMPASDPSPQWDRAATSRTWTAQRMAVAAPPPSSSYRSVERSALPDAGGGLVWKASPRAPDRRSMTGSIDRTLSSNAPAYVQVGTFRERDRAERLRIELGTLGPVEVAPVAMGEERLYRVRIGPMAAEEAHATLAHISARGLSGGIVVAE, from the coding sequence ATGTCAGAACGCGGATGGTTGGCTTTGGCGCCCCATTTTGGGCTCGCCATCAGCGTTGCAGCTCTTCTTGCCGCGTGCTCGGGCAGCGGAGACGGCCCATCTGCAACGCGCCTGTCGCGACCCGCGTTCAGCGAAGACGAATATGGCGTTTCGAGCTCCCCAAGAGTGACCAGCGCGCGCGGACCACTGCGCAAAGGCGGGGGAACTTTCAAACTAGGTAGCCCCTACAAGGTTGCCGGTCGCTGGTATGTGCCGCGCGAGGAGCCGGGATATGATCGCGTCGGCATCGGCTCGTGGTACGGCGATGATTTCCACGGCCGCAAGACAGCAAACGGCGAACTCTTCGATATGCACGCGCTGACGGCGGCGCATCCGACGCTGCCGCTGCCAAGCTACGCTTACGTCACCAATCTTCAGAACAATCGCACCATACTGGTGCGCATCAACGATCGTGGGCCCTACGTCAAGGACCGGGTCATAGACCTGTCTCATGCATCCGCACAGGCTCTCGGATATCTGGGACAAGGTCGCGCCCGCGTACGTGTTCGCTATGCTGGGCGTGCGCCGCTCAACGGCGATGATCGCCGGGAACGTATGTTTCTCGCAAGCCAGCGTTGGAACGGAGGCTCCGGTTCGGCTGTCGCTTATGCAGCCCCCCCGCCCCAGCGTCTGCTGGCACCAAGGCCCACCGCAGCAGCATCAACCACTTCATGGTCGCCCACGTCCTACCGCACAGCACTTGCAGGCAAACCTATGCCGGCCTCAGATCCGTCGCCACAATGGGATCGGGCAGCAACTTCACGAACTTGGACTGCGCAGCGCATGGCGGTCGCCGCTCCGCCTCCGAGCAGCAGTTATCGATCCGTTGAACGTAGTGCGCTGCCGGACGCTGGCGGCGGGTTGGTTTGGAAGGCATCGCCGCGCGCACCTGACCGCAGGTCGATGACAGGCTCGATCGATAGAACTCTGTCATCGAACGCGCCGGCCTATGTACAAGTCGGAACGTTCCGCGAGCGTGACCGCGCCGAACGGCTGCGAATCGAGCTTGGTACGCTGGGCCCGGTCGAAGTGGCTCCCGTCGCGATGGGAGAGGAACGCCTTTATCGCGTCAGGATTGGCCCGATGGCCGCCGAGGAGGCCCATGCCACATTAGCGCATATTTCTGCGCGCGGTCTCAGTGGCGGGATTGTTGTTGCCGAATAG
- a CDS encoding class I SAM-dependent DNA methyltransferase, whose amino-acid sequence MATTARKKAAPKQLTTAQRLDSIIKSARKIMRKDKGLNGDLDRLPMLTWIMFLKFLDDMERIEEGRAELAGKDYRSIIEAPYRWRDWAADADGITGPDLLSFLVSEMTERPDGTRGPGLFAYLRGLRGDNGRRERRDVIATVFQGFANRMESGYLLRDVVNLIDGIHFDSSEEVHTLGRLYETLLREMRDAAGDSGEFYTPRPVVRFMVEVTDPKLGETILDPACGTGGFLTEAFLHLERQADTVEKRRILQEDSFFGGEAKSLPFLLSQLNLLLHGLHAPRIDPGNALRFRLAEIGEDQRVNVILTNPPFGGEEEAGILNNFPEDRRTAETALLFLQLIMRRLKRAGRGRAAVVVPHGTLFGDGISARIKADLLEKFNLHTVVRLREGVFAPYTDIPANLIFFDTTGPTRDIWYYEMPLPEGRKKYSKTAPMAYEEFADCLAWWKKREPNERAWKVSAGDLIQRDEQDRVVACNLDIKNPHSGEVADHRAPLEIVDAIIAQEQRIIGIMDEIKAVLAERV is encoded by the coding sequence TTGGCTACAACCGCCCGAAAGAAGGCTGCGCCGAAGCAACTGACCACTGCCCAGCGTCTCGACAGCATCATCAAGTCCGCCCGCAAGATCATGCGGAAGGACAAGGGGCTGAACGGCGACCTTGATCGGTTGCCGATGCTCACCTGGATAATGTTCCTGAAGTTCCTCGACGACATGGAGCGAATCGAGGAGGGACGCGCAGAACTTGCGGGCAAGGATTATCGCTCGATCATCGAGGCCCCTTATCGCTGGCGCGATTGGGCAGCGGATGCGGATGGCATCACCGGCCCCGACCTCCTGTCGTTCCTCGTTTCCGAGATGACGGAGCGTCCGGACGGGACCCGCGGCCCGGGGCTCTTCGCCTATCTCCGAGGCTTGCGCGGCGATAATGGGCGGCGCGAGCGGCGCGACGTGATCGCAACCGTCTTCCAGGGCTTCGCCAACCGGATGGAGAGCGGCTACCTGTTGCGCGACGTGGTCAACCTGATCGACGGCATCCATTTCGATTCTTCGGAAGAAGTTCACACACTCGGCCGCCTGTACGAGACGCTGCTGCGCGAGATGCGCGACGCTGCAGGGGACTCGGGCGAGTTCTACACGCCCCGGCCGGTCGTGCGGTTCATGGTCGAGGTGACCGATCCCAAGCTGGGCGAGACCATCCTCGACCCGGCATGCGGCACCGGGGGATTTCTGACCGAGGCATTCCTGCATCTTGAGCGCCAGGCCGATACGGTCGAGAAGCGACGCATCCTCCAGGAAGACAGCTTCTTCGGCGGCGAGGCCAAGTCGCTGCCGTTCCTTCTGTCCCAGCTCAACCTCCTGCTGCACGGCCTGCATGCCCCGCGCATCGACCCGGGCAATGCCCTTCGCTTCCGCCTCGCCGAGATCGGCGAGGATCAGCGGGTCAATGTCATCCTGACCAATCCGCCATTCGGCGGCGAGGAGGAGGCAGGGATCCTCAACAACTTCCCCGAGGACCGGCGCACGGCCGAAACGGCGCTGCTGTTCCTGCAACTGATCATGCGGAGGCTGAAGCGCGCCGGGCGCGGGCGGGCCGCCGTCGTCGTTCCGCACGGCACGCTGTTCGGCGATGGCATCTCGGCGCGGATCAAGGCGGACCTGCTCGAGAAGTTCAACCTGCACACCGTGGTCCGGCTGCGCGAAGGGGTGTTCGCGCCCTACACGGACATCCCGGCAAACCTGATCTTCTTCGACACGACCGGACCAACGAGGGACATCTGGTACTACGAGATGCCGCTGCCGGAGGGCCGCAAGAAGTACTCGAAGACCGCGCCCATGGCCTATGAGGAATTTGCGGACTGCCTTGCCTGGTGGAAGAAGCGCGAGCCGAACGAGCGCGCGTGGAAGGTCTCCGCTGGTGATCTGATCCAGCGCGACGAGCAGGATCGCGTTGTCGCCTGTAACCTGGACATCAAGAACCCGCATTCCGGCGAGGTCGCCGATCATCGCGCGCCGCTCGAGATCGTGGACGCGATCATCGCACAGGAACAGCGGATCATCGGGATCATGGACGAGATCAAGGCCGTGCTGGCGGAGCGGGTGTGA
- a CDS encoding three-Cys-motif partner protein TcmP — MKKSHIENTVGPWARQKLDGLEAYLHAYTIALKKQPFELVYVDAFAGAGRSRIRDAWAGADDEDLQLLDDEFVRSEEQFIEGSPHRALALEHPFTQYHFFDADAGRAALLEGLRAEYPARKISVQVGDANELIQKLVPRIAGRNMRGVAFLDPYGPHLDWRTVAALGSTKKFEVIINFPLGMAINRLITRSGDIPETWRAGLNGCFGGADWESLVYAERTDLFGDTTRHKVDDAAKRLLDHYVGRLKTLFGHAATPSVVRNTRGVPIYYMLWAGPHPLGHKIADYILAKGDRITPPKTRSVRR; from the coding sequence TTGAAGAAATCGCATATTGAAAATACGGTTGGCCCATGGGCTCGGCAAAAGCTCGATGGCCTCGAGGCATATCTTCACGCTTACACCATTGCGCTGAAGAAACAGCCCTTCGAACTGGTCTACGTCGACGCATTCGCCGGCGCGGGACGGTCAAGAATCCGCGACGCCTGGGCCGGTGCTGATGACGAAGACCTTCAGCTTCTTGATGACGAGTTCGTTCGGTCCGAGGAGCAGTTCATCGAAGGCTCCCCGCACCGAGCCCTCGCTCTCGAACACCCTTTCACCCAATATCATTTCTTTGACGCAGATGCAGGGCGCGCGGCCCTTCTCGAGGGCTTGAGGGCCGAGTACCCGGCTCGAAAGATCAGCGTTCAGGTTGGCGACGCGAACGAATTGATCCAGAAGCTGGTCCCGCGGATTGCGGGGCGGAACATGAGGGGTGTTGCTTTCCTCGATCCTTATGGCCCCCACTTGGACTGGCGAACCGTCGCAGCTCTGGGATCAACCAAGAAGTTTGAGGTGATCATAAACTTCCCGCTTGGAATGGCCATCAACAGATTGATCACGCGCTCGGGTGACATTCCCGAAACTTGGCGCGCGGGGCTGAACGGCTGCTTCGGCGGTGCGGACTGGGAGAGCCTCGTCTACGCAGAGCGCACCGACCTCTTCGGGGATACGACCCGCCACAAGGTTGACGATGCAGCCAAGCGGCTTCTTGACCACTACGTCGGCCGCCTGAAGACCTTGTTCGGCCACGCCGCCACACCGAGTGTCGTCAGGAACACGCGAGGTGTCCCAATCTACTACATGCTGTGGGCGGGGCCCCATCCCCTCGGGCACAAGATCGCCGACTACATCTTGGCGAAGGGTGATCGGATCACGCCACCAAAAACTCGGTCCGTTCGACGATGA